Proteins encoded together in one Cellulomonas gilvus ATCC 13127 window:
- a CDS encoding HhH-GPD-type base excision DNA repair protein, whose amino-acid sequence MTERLWLTGDPDADQLLTDDFFALALAMLLDQQYPMEHAFRGGWKVLSRFGSLDPAAIAAADPQEFTALCSTPPAIHRFPGSMARRLQELAALVVERYDGDVTRLWTEPTTGAELFARVQELPGFGRQKAQIFVALLAKQLGVRPAGWEAVAGDYALDGYRSVADVVDGDSLRRVREFKQAKKAAAKRA is encoded by the coding sequence ATGACCGAGCGTCTCTGGCTCACGGGCGACCCCGATGCCGACCAACTGCTGACCGACGACTTCTTCGCACTCGCGCTCGCGATGCTGCTGGACCAGCAGTACCCGATGGAGCACGCGTTCCGAGGCGGGTGGAAGGTGCTGAGCCGGTTCGGCTCGCTCGACCCGGCCGCGATCGCGGCAGCGGACCCGCAGGAGTTCACCGCGCTGTGCAGCACGCCCCCGGCGATCCACCGCTTCCCCGGCTCGATGGCGCGCCGCCTGCAGGAGCTCGCGGCACTGGTGGTCGAACGGTACGACGGCGACGTGACCCGCCTGTGGACCGAGCCGACGACGGGCGCGGAGCTGTTCGCGCGCGTCCAGGAGCTGCCCGGCTTCGGCCGGCAGAAGGCCCAGATCTTCGTCGCGCTGCTCGCCAAGCAGCTCGGGGTGCGGCCCGCGGGCTGGGAGGCCGTCGCGGGCGACTACGCGCTCGACGGGTACCGGTCGGTCGCGGACGTGGTGGACGGGGACTCGCTGCGCAGGGTCCGGGAGTTCAAGCAGGCGAAGAAGGCGGCCGCGAAGCGGGCCTGA
- a CDS encoding glycoside hydrolase family 3 N-terminal domain-containing protein: MGRVSRTERVLLAVAVVLVAAAVTVAALVLARDADRSAAPTPSTSARTTASPTPVPAPSPTPTPTPAGDAWTLEQKVGQLFMVGVDVTEPDPVSRRAIVQDHVGNLFLHGRSTAGAADVRTLVERHTSLVGAETTHGRPMLVATDQEGGRVQVLRGPGFSDIPAATEQATWDPADLREQATAWGSELAAVGVNLDLAPVMDLVAAGTEADNPPVGALDRNYGTTPRSVTSHANAFAAGLRDSGVAVAIKHFPGLGAVTADTDTTAGVTDDVTTSDGAQIRVFADGIAAGATCVMVSTAIYTQIDPSAPAAFSPAVVGGLLRERLGFDGLVITDDLSGAEQVQQWSPADRAIAAIDAGVDLVLVSKVPQVAPEMVGAVVHQARVDPQFAAKVDAAFTRVLAAKSALP; this comes from the coding sequence ATGGGGCGCGTGAGCCGAACAGAGCGCGTGCTCCTGGCCGTCGCGGTCGTGCTGGTCGCGGCGGCGGTGACCGTGGCCGCGCTGGTGCTGGCACGCGACGCCGACCGGTCCGCCGCGCCCACCCCGTCCACGAGCGCCCGCACCACGGCGAGCCCGACGCCGGTGCCCGCGCCGTCGCCCACGCCCACGCCCACGCCCGCGGGTGACGCGTGGACGCTCGAGCAGAAGGTCGGCCAGCTCTTCATGGTCGGTGTGGACGTGACCGAGCCCGATCCCGTGAGCCGCCGCGCGATCGTGCAGGACCACGTGGGCAACCTGTTCCTGCACGGCCGCAGCACCGCGGGCGCCGCCGACGTGCGCACGCTCGTCGAGCGCCACACGTCGCTCGTCGGCGCTGAGACCACGCACGGCCGGCCCATGCTGGTGGCGACCGACCAGGAGGGCGGCCGCGTGCAGGTGCTGCGCGGCCCGGGGTTCTCGGACATCCCGGCCGCCACGGAGCAGGCGACGTGGGATCCTGCCGACCTGCGCGAGCAGGCGACCGCGTGGGGGAGCGAGCTCGCGGCGGTGGGCGTGAACCTGGACCTCGCCCCCGTGATGGACCTGGTCGCCGCGGGCACTGAGGCCGACAACCCACCGGTCGGTGCGCTCGACCGGAACTACGGCACCACGCCCCGGTCGGTGACCTCGCACGCGAACGCGTTCGCCGCGGGCCTGCGCGACTCCGGGGTCGCGGTCGCGATCAAGCACTTCCCGGGCCTCGGCGCGGTGACCGCCGACACCGACACCACCGCGGGCGTGACGGACGACGTCACGACGAGCGACGGCGCGCAGATCCGGGTGTTCGCCGACGGCATCGCTGCGGGCGCCACGTGCGTCATGGTCTCCACGGCGATCTACACGCAGATCGACCCGTCCGCGCCCGCGGCGTTCTCACCGGCGGTCGTCGGCGGGCTGCTGCGCGAGCGCCTCGGGTTCGACGGGCTGGTGATCACCGACGACCTCTCGGGCGCCGAGCAGGTGCAGCAGTGGTCGCCCGCGGACCGCGCGATCGCGGCGATCGACGCGGGCGTGGACCTCGTCCTGGTCTCGAAGGTCCCGCAGGTCGCCCCGGAGATGGTCGGGGCCGTGGTGCACCAGGCGCGCGTCGACCCGCAGTTCGCGGCCAAGGTGGACGCGGCGTTCACGCGCGTGCTCGCGGCCAAGTCCGCCCTGCCGTGA
- the cofE gene encoding coenzyme F420-0:L-glutamate ligase has product MSPAPTSDAPGDLRVWAPAGLPEVVPGDDLVALLVGLLRDDAAAHPDRALRDGDILVVTSKIVSKAEGRVVAADDREQAITDETVRVVATREHAGGVTRIVENRLGLVMAAAGVDASNTPVGTVLLLPLDPDASARALRAGVGAACGVRIGVLVTDTAGRPWRDGVTDITIGAAGVRVLEDLRGAHDTQGRPLTMTVTAVGDEVAAAAELVKGKASGRPVAVVRGLASHVLDDDGPGARTLVRLGAQDMFSQGSAEAYAQGWKDALDRPQDAPDR; this is encoded by the coding sequence ATGAGCCCTGCGCCGACGTCCGACGCGCCCGGCGACCTCCGCGTCTGGGCACCCGCCGGGCTGCCGGAGGTGGTGCCGGGCGACGACCTCGTGGCCCTGCTCGTCGGGCTGCTGCGCGACGACGCCGCCGCGCACCCGGACCGCGCGCTGCGGGACGGCGACATCCTCGTCGTGACGTCCAAGATCGTGTCCAAGGCGGAGGGACGCGTGGTCGCCGCCGACGACCGCGAGCAGGCGATCACCGACGAGACCGTGCGCGTGGTGGCCACGCGTGAGCACGCCGGCGGCGTGACGCGCATCGTGGAGAACCGGCTGGGCCTGGTCATGGCCGCGGCGGGGGTGGATGCGAGCAACACGCCCGTCGGCACCGTGCTGCTGCTGCCGCTCGACCCGGATGCGAGCGCGCGGGCGCTGCGCGCGGGCGTCGGGGCCGCGTGCGGTGTGCGGATCGGCGTGCTGGTCACGGACACCGCGGGCCGGCCGTGGCGGGACGGCGTCACGGACATCACGATCGGCGCCGCGGGCGTCCGGGTGCTCGAGGACCTGCGCGGCGCGCACGACACGCAGGGCCGGCCCCTGACGATGACCGTCACGGCGGTGGGCGACGAGGTCGCGGCCGCGGCCGAGCTCGTCAAGGGCAAGGCGTCGGGGCGTCCCGTCGCGGTGGTGCGCGGGCTCGCGAGCCACGTGCTGGACGACGACGGACCGGGCGCCCGCACGCTGGTGCGGCTCGGCGCGCAGGACATGTTCAGTCAGGGCAGCGCCGAGGCGTACGCCCAGGGGTGGAAGGACGCGCTCGACCGCCCGCAGGACGCCCCGGACCGGTGA
- a CDS encoding TIGR03557 family F420-dependent LLM class oxidoreductase produces the protein MLEQFHPTEAVALSAYAEEHGFSGVMAADHFQPWVPAQGQSSFVWNVLSAVGERTVGDMGPGVTAPTFRWHPAMVAQASATLAAMYPGRHWLGLGSGEALNEHITAQYWPEAPERINRMFEAIDIIKKLFSASLAGKDVKHSGDFYKLESTRLWTMPEQAPPILVATAGPITAKRAGRHADGLITVGAPLEKIEGLFGRFHDGVRESGRNPEDLPKVLQLHLSWAPTDEEALANAMHEWPNGGMKFPKGDIRSPFEFEQMAKLVRPEDFEGRMVISADPDVHRAEIQKYVDLGFDRIYLHNVGRNQREWIETFGAQVLPKLVR, from the coding sequence ATGCTCGAGCAGTTCCACCCGACGGAGGCGGTCGCGCTGTCGGCTTACGCGGAGGAGCACGGCTTCTCCGGCGTCATGGCCGCCGACCACTTCCAGCCGTGGGTCCCCGCGCAGGGGCAGTCGAGCTTCGTGTGGAACGTGCTCAGCGCGGTGGGCGAGCGGACCGTGGGCGACATGGGTCCGGGCGTCACCGCTCCGACGTTCCGCTGGCACCCGGCGATGGTCGCGCAGGCCAGCGCGACGCTCGCGGCCATGTACCCGGGGCGGCACTGGCTCGGGCTCGGCTCGGGCGAGGCGCTCAACGAGCACATCACCGCGCAGTACTGGCCCGAGGCGCCCGAGCGGATCAACCGCATGTTCGAGGCGATCGACATCATCAAGAAGCTGTTCTCGGCGTCGCTCGCGGGCAAGGACGTCAAGCACTCGGGTGACTTCTACAAGCTCGAGTCCACGCGCCTGTGGACGATGCCCGAGCAGGCGCCGCCCATCCTGGTGGCGACCGCGGGCCCGATCACGGCCAAGCGGGCGGGCCGGCACGCGGACGGGCTCATCACGGTGGGTGCGCCGCTCGAGAAGATCGAGGGGCTGTTCGGCCGCTTCCACGACGGCGTGCGCGAGTCGGGCCGCAACCCCGAGGACCTCCCGAAGGTGCTGCAGCTGCACCTGTCCTGGGCGCCCACGGACGAGGAGGCGCTCGCCAACGCGATGCACGAGTGGCCCAACGGTGGCATGAAGTTCCCCAAGGGTGACATCCGCTCGCCGTTCGAGTTCGAGCAGATGGCCAAGCTGGTCCGGCCCGAGGACTTCGAGGGTCGCATGGTGATCTCCGCCGACCCCGACGTGCACCGCGCGGAGATCCAGAAGTACGTGGACCTCGGGTTCGACCGCATCTACCTGCACAACGTGGGGCGCAACCAGCGCGAGTGGATCGAGACGTTCGGCGCGCAGGTGCTGCCGAAGCTGGTGCGATGA
- a CDS encoding EamA family transporter produces the protein MHGTRARSVGVVAGLVSALAFAVSGPVVKPLLAAGWSPGAAILVRLSFGALLLALPAAITLRGRWELLRTDWRSVVALGLLGVAGASTLYYLAVDRLPVAVALLIEYTGPLLLLAWAWVRTRRTPSRATLVGAALAMGGLVLVLDVTGDLALDPLGLAFALASAVGNAAYFALTARPIALPPVALAGSAMVVGALTVGVCVVLGVLPLHAPDVRVDLLGAHVHWAVPLAVVAVVPTAFAYGVSAVSVRLLGERIASFLALTEVLFAVLLAWLLLAEAPTAVQVAGALLVVGGVALVRAGAAAEAAPTPVTTDPEPALATHP, from the coding sequence GTGCACGGTACGCGCGCGCGCAGCGTCGGTGTGGTCGCGGGGCTCGTGTCCGCGCTGGCGTTCGCCGTGAGCGGGCCCGTGGTCAAGCCGCTGCTCGCCGCCGGGTGGAGCCCGGGTGCGGCGATCCTGGTGCGGCTGTCCTTCGGAGCGCTGCTGCTCGCGCTCCCGGCCGCGATCACGCTGCGCGGGCGGTGGGAGTTGCTGCGCACCGACTGGCGCAGCGTCGTCGCGCTCGGCCTGCTGGGTGTCGCCGGGGCGTCGACGCTGTACTACCTGGCCGTGGACCGGCTGCCCGTCGCGGTCGCGCTGCTGATCGAGTACACCGGGCCCCTGCTGCTGCTCGCGTGGGCGTGGGTGAGGACCCGGCGCACGCCGTCGCGCGCGACGCTCGTCGGCGCGGCGCTCGCCATGGGCGGACTCGTCCTGGTGCTCGACGTGACCGGGGACCTCGCGCTGGACCCGCTCGGCCTGGCGTTCGCGCTCGCCTCGGCCGTCGGGAACGCCGCGTACTTCGCGCTCACCGCACGCCCCATCGCGCTGCCGCCCGTCGCCCTGGCCGGGTCCGCGATGGTCGTCGGCGCGTTGACCGTCGGCGTGTGCGTGGTGCTCGGGGTGCTTCCGCTCCACGCGCCCGACGTCCGCGTGGACCTGCTGGGCGCGCACGTCCACTGGGCCGTGCCGCTCGCGGTCGTGGCCGTGGTGCCGACCGCGTTCGCCTACGGGGTCAGCGCCGTGTCGGTGCGCCTGCTCGGGGAGCGGATCGCATCCTTCCTGGCTCTGACCGAGGTGCTGTTCGCGGTGCTCCTGGCGTGGCTGCTGCTCGCCGAGGCGCCCACCGCGGTGCAGGTGGCCGGCGCGCTGCTCGTCGTCGGGGGAGTGGCGCTGGTGCGTGCGGGCGCCGCGGCCGAGGCCGCGCCCACCCCCGTGACGACGGACCCCGAGCCCGCCCTCGCCACGCACCCCTGA
- a CDS encoding CGNR zinc finger domain-containing protein, whose amino-acid sequence MVFARDTEANLLAAAELVNTALRRDGHDALTTPAELDAFYVRWGYSVRHDGDDAELAEVRAARTRLQRLWGVDRDEAAGLVNAILREADAVPFLTRHDALDWHLHATAPGAPLATVVLVETAMGVADVVRSDEYARMKRCEGDDCDAVLVDLSRNRSKRFCDVNNCGNRANVAAYRARRADAQTG is encoded by the coding sequence GTGGTCTTCGCTCGTGACACCGAGGCCAACCTGCTGGCCGCCGCGGAGCTGGTCAACACCGCGCTGCGCCGCGACGGTCACGACGCGCTGACCACGCCCGCCGAGCTCGACGCGTTCTACGTCCGCTGGGGCTACTCGGTGCGGCACGACGGCGACGACGCCGAGCTCGCGGAGGTCCGTGCGGCCCGTACGCGCCTGCAGCGCCTGTGGGGCGTGGACCGCGACGAGGCGGCGGGCCTGGTCAACGCGATCCTGCGCGAGGCCGACGCGGTCCCGTTCCTCACCCGGCACGACGCGCTCGACTGGCACCTGCACGCGACCGCGCCGGGCGCACCGCTCGCGACCGTCGTGCTGGTCGAGACCGCGATGGGCGTCGCGGACGTGGTCCGGTCCGACGAGTACGCGCGCATGAAGCGGTGCGAGGGTGACGACTGCGACGCGGTGCTCGTCGACCTCTCGCGCAACAGGTCCAAGCGGTTCTGCGACGTCAACAACTGCGGCAACCGCGCGAACGTCGCGGCCTACCGCGCACGCCGGGCGGACGCGCAGACCGGCTGA
- the valS gene encoding valine--tRNA ligase — MSDLTSRPESPTTATAGRVPDKVGLEGLETTWSRRWAEAGTYAFDRTCTREQVYSIDTPPPTVSGSLHVGHVFSYTHTDVVARYRRMRGAEVFYPMGWDDNGLPTERRVQNYYGVRCDPSLPYVPDFTPPFEGTDGKTIKASDQVPISRRNFVELCERLTVEDERLFEALWRYLGLSVDWSMTYQTISAEARAVAQQAFLRNLARGEAYQAEAPGLWDVTFQTAVAQAELEARDYPGAFHRVAFHGADGPVVIETTRPELLPACVALIAHPDDERYQHLFGTTVTTPLFGVEVPVLAHPAAEPDKGAGIAMCCTFGDLTDVQWWRELQLPTRSVVQRDGRLLRETPEWITDEAGRTRFAELAGKTTFSAREAVVAGLRETGDLDGEPTPTQRKANFYEKGDKPLEIVTSRQWYIRNGGRDAELRDALLARGAELGFHPEFMQVRYENWVGGLNGDWLISRQRFFGVPFPVWYALDEDGQPIHDAPLLPTEDQLPIDPSSDVPAGYTAEQRGVPGGFVGDPDIMDTWATSSLTPQIAGGWRSDPDLFARVFPMDLRPQGQDIIRTWLFSTVVRSHLEHGSLPWSDAAISGWILDPDRKKMSKSKGNVVTPMGLLEEHGSDAVRYWAASARLGTDAAFEVGQMKIGRRLAIKVLNASKFALSFGGDDEPASLDPARVTVALDQAMLAGLADVVEQATAALEAYDHTRALEVTETFFWTFCDDYLELVKDRAYGEGAGADSARTALCLALDVLLRLLAPVLPFATEEVWSWWREGSVHRAPWPRPDALRTAAGDASFATVTASGAALAALRKVKSEAKVSMRTEILAVRLEVPTAALAAVESALDDVRAAGRATGTLELVGGDVEQATAHDAELGESVKRGG, encoded by the coding sequence ATGAGCGACCTGACGTCCCGGCCCGAGTCCCCGACGACCGCCACCGCCGGCCGCGTACCGGACAAGGTCGGGCTCGAGGGGCTCGAGACCACGTGGTCGCGGCGCTGGGCCGAGGCGGGGACGTACGCGTTCGACCGCACGTGCACGCGTGAGCAGGTCTACTCGATCGACACCCCGCCCCCGACGGTCTCGGGCTCGCTGCACGTGGGCCACGTGTTCTCCTACACGCACACCGACGTGGTCGCGCGGTACCGCCGGATGCGGGGTGCCGAGGTGTTCTACCCGATGGGCTGGGACGACAACGGCCTGCCCACCGAGCGGCGCGTGCAGAACTACTACGGCGTGCGCTGCGACCCGTCGCTGCCGTACGTGCCGGACTTCACGCCTCCGTTCGAGGGCACGGACGGCAAGACGATCAAGGCGTCCGACCAGGTGCCGATCAGCCGCCGCAACTTCGTCGAGCTGTGCGAGCGCCTCACGGTCGAGGACGAGCGGCTGTTCGAGGCGCTGTGGCGCTACCTGGGGCTGTCCGTCGACTGGTCGATGACCTACCAGACCATCTCCGCGGAGGCGCGTGCGGTCGCGCAGCAGGCGTTCCTGCGCAACCTCGCGCGCGGCGAGGCCTACCAGGCCGAGGCTCCCGGGCTGTGGGACGTCACGTTCCAGACCGCGGTCGCGCAGGCCGAGCTCGAGGCGCGCGACTACCCGGGTGCCTTCCACCGGGTTGCGTTCCACGGCGCGGACGGCCCGGTGGTCATCGAGACGACCCGGCCCGAGCTGCTGCCGGCATGCGTCGCGCTCATCGCGCACCCGGACGACGAGCGGTACCAGCACCTGTTCGGCACCACGGTGACCACGCCGCTGTTCGGCGTCGAGGTCCCGGTGCTCGCGCACCCCGCGGCCGAGCCGGACAAGGGTGCGGGCATCGCGATGTGCTGCACGTTCGGCGACCTGACGGACGTCCAGTGGTGGCGTGAGCTGCAGCTGCCCACGCGGTCCGTGGTGCAGCGCGACGGGCGCCTGCTGCGCGAGACGCCGGAGTGGATCACGGACGAGGCCGGCCGCACGCGGTTCGCCGAGCTCGCGGGCAAGACGACGTTCTCGGCCCGTGAGGCGGTCGTCGCGGGCCTGCGCGAGACGGGCGACCTGGACGGCGAGCCGACGCCCACGCAGCGCAAGGCGAACTTCTACGAGAAGGGCGACAAGCCCCTCGAGATCGTGACGAGCCGCCAGTGGTACATCCGCAACGGCGGCCGCGACGCCGAGCTGCGGGACGCGCTGCTCGCGCGCGGCGCCGAGCTCGGCTTCCACCCCGAGTTCATGCAGGTCCGGTACGAGAACTGGGTGGGCGGCCTGAACGGCGACTGGCTGATCAGCCGTCAGCGGTTCTTCGGCGTGCCGTTCCCGGTCTGGTACGCGCTCGACGAGGACGGTCAGCCGATCCACGACGCACCGCTGCTGCCCACCGAGGACCAGCTGCCGATCGACCCCTCGTCGGACGTCCCCGCGGGCTACACGGCGGAGCAGCGCGGCGTGCCCGGCGGGTTCGTGGGCGACCCCGACATCATGGACACGTGGGCGACGTCGTCCCTGACGCCCCAGATCGCGGGCGGCTGGCGGTCCGACCCCGACCTGTTCGCGCGCGTGTTCCCGATGGACCTGCGCCCGCAGGGCCAGGACATCATCCGCACCTGGCTGTTCTCGACCGTGGTGCGCTCGCACCTCGAGCACGGCTCGCTGCCGTGGTCGGACGCCGCCATCAGCGGCTGGATCCTGGACCCGGACCGCAAGAAGATGTCGAAGTCCAAGGGCAACGTCGTCACGCCCATGGGTCTGCTCGAGGAGCACGGCTCGGACGCCGTGCGCTACTGGGCGGCCTCGGCCCGCCTGGGCACCGACGCGGCGTTCGAGGTCGGCCAGATGAAGATCGGCCGCCGCCTGGCGATCAAGGTCCTCAACGCCTCGAAGTTCGCGCTGTCGTTCGGCGGCGACGACGAGCCCGCCTCGCTGGACCCCGCGCGCGTCACGGTCGCGCTGGACCAGGCGATGCTCGCGGGCCTCGCGGACGTCGTCGAGCAGGCCACCGCGGCGCTCGAGGCGTACGACCACACGCGTGCGCTCGAGGTCACCGAGACGTTCTTCTGGACGTTCTGCGACGACTACCTCGAGCTGGTCAAGGACCGCGCGTACGGCGAGGGTGCGGGTGCCGACAGCGCGCGCACCGCGCTGTGCCTGGCGCTCGACGTGCTGCTGCGCCTGCTCGCGCCCGTGCTCCCGTTCGCCACGGAGGAGGTGTGGTCCTGGTGGCGCGAGGGCTCGGTGCACCGCGCCCCCTGGCCGCGCCCGGACGCGCTGCGCACCGCGGCCGGTGACGCGTCGTTCGCGACCGTGACCGCGTCGGGTGCCGCGCTCGCCGCGCTGCGCAAGGTCAAGTCCGAGGCGAAGGTCTCGATGCGCACCGAGATCCTCGCGGTGCGGCTCGAGGTCCCGACGGCCGCGCTCGCGGCGGTCGAGTCCGCGCTCGACGACGTGCGCGCGGCGGGCCGCGCCACGGGCACGCTCGAGCTGGTCGGCGGTGACGTCGAGCAGGCGACCGCGCACGACGCCGAGCTCGGCGAGTCGGTCAAGCGCGGCGGCTGA
- a CDS encoding AMP-dependent synthetase/ligase, with product MPSSDSPATRPDEPALTAPLEQARSLPDLLARRLARDPQSTLIERSGGPGTAWTPVSVRAFVDEVTAVARGLVARGIQPGDRVAIMSRTRYEWTLLDFASWAAGAVVVPVYETSSAEQVRWICADAGARLAVVETPAHAAAVAQVRDDLPGLTDVLVIDEGGIDALVAAGADVPAAEVERRSALAGLDDLATVIYTSGTTGRPKGVELTHGNFVALTLLGTEGLAEVCATPGSRTLLFMPLAHVFARFIEVLCIPSGAVLGHTPDTRNLLADLASFQPTFILAVPRVFEKVYNAAEQKAGSGTPLRIFRWAAKVAIAYSRALDTPQGPSAGLRVQHRLAGRLVHAKLRAALGGRARFAISGGAPLGERLGHFYRGIGVRVLEGYGLTETTAPTSVNMPDLIKVGTVGPAFPGTRVRVDEAGEIWVAGPHVFRGYRHDEEATRAVLVDGWFRTGDLGTLDEDGYLRITGRSKEIIVTAGGKNVAPAVLEDRLRGHPLVSQVVVVGDQRPFIGALVTLDEEMLPGWLANHGLPAMDLAAAQAHPAVAEALDRAVTRANEAVSRAESIRKIRILPTDLTEENGYLTPSLKVKRALVLRDFAAEIDALYTDTRTA from the coding sequence GTGCCATCCAGCGACTCCCCCGCCACGCGTCCCGACGAGCCCGCCCTGACCGCTCCGCTCGAGCAGGCCCGGTCCCTGCCGGACCTGCTCGCACGCCGCCTCGCGCGCGACCCGCAGAGCACGCTCATCGAGCGCTCGGGCGGTCCCGGCACGGCGTGGACGCCGGTCTCGGTGCGCGCGTTCGTCGACGAGGTCACGGCGGTCGCGCGGGGCCTGGTGGCTCGCGGCATCCAGCCGGGCGACCGGGTCGCGATCATGTCCCGCACGCGGTACGAGTGGACGCTGCTCGACTTCGCGTCGTGGGCCGCGGGCGCGGTCGTGGTGCCGGTGTACGAGACGTCGTCGGCCGAGCAGGTCCGCTGGATCTGCGCCGACGCGGGCGCGCGGCTCGCGGTCGTCGAGACGCCCGCGCACGCCGCCGCGGTCGCGCAGGTCCGCGACGACCTGCCGGGGCTCACCGACGTGCTCGTGATCGACGAGGGCGGGATCGACGCGCTCGTCGCGGCGGGCGCGGACGTCCCGGCAGCCGAGGTCGAGCGCCGCAGCGCGCTCGCGGGCCTGGACGACCTGGCGACCGTGATCTACACCTCGGGCACCACCGGGCGGCCCAAGGGTGTCGAGCTCACGCACGGCAACTTCGTCGCCCTGACGCTCCTGGGCACCGAGGGGCTCGCGGAGGTGTGCGCCACGCCGGGCTCGCGCACGCTGCTGTTCATGCCGCTCGCGCACGTGTTCGCGCGGTTCATCGAGGTGCTGTGCATCCCGTCCGGTGCCGTCCTGGGCCACACCCCCGACACGCGGAACCTGCTCGCGGACCTCGCGTCGTTCCAGCCGACGTTCATCCTCGCGGTGCCGCGCGTGTTCGAGAAGGTCTACAACGCGGCCGAGCAGAAGGCGGGCTCGGGCACGCCGCTGCGCATCTTCCGCTGGGCGGCCAAGGTCGCGATCGCGTACTCGCGCGCGCTGGACACGCCGCAGGGGCCGAGCGCCGGGCTGCGCGTCCAGCACCGGCTCGCGGGGCGCCTGGTGCACGCCAAGCTGCGCGCCGCGCTCGGCGGTCGCGCCCGGTTCGCGATCTCGGGCGGCGCGCCCCTGGGCGAACGGCTGGGGCACTTCTACCGCGGCATCGGCGTGCGCGTGCTCGAGGGGTACGGCCTGACCGAGACGACCGCCCCCACCTCGGTCAACATGCCCGACCTCATCAAGGTCGGCACGGTCGGGCCGGCGTTCCCCGGGACGCGGGTGCGCGTCGACGAGGCGGGGGAGATCTGGGTGGCCGGGCCGCACGTGTTCCGCGGGTACCGGCACGACGAGGAGGCGACCCGCGCGGTGCTCGTCGACGGCTGGTTCCGCACGGGCGACCTGGGCACGCTCGACGAGGACGGCTACCTGCGCATCACGGGCCGCTCGAAGGAGATCATCGTGACCGCGGGCGGCAAGAACGTCGCGCCTGCCGTCCTCGAGGACCGTCTGCGCGGGCACCCGCTGGTGTCGCAGGTCGTCGTGGTCGGCGACCAGCGGCCGTTCATCGGTGCGCTCGTCACGCTCGACGAGGAGATGCTCCCCGGGTGGCTCGCCAACCACGGCCTGCCCGCGATGGACCTGGCCGCGGCGCAGGCGCACCCGGCCGTGGCCGAGGCGCTCGACCGCGCGGTGACCCGGGCGAACGAGGCGGTCTCGCGCGCGGAGTCGATCCGCAAGATCCGGATCCTGCCCACCGACCTGACCGAGGAGAACGGCTACCTCACGCCGAGCCTCAAGGTGAAGCGCGCGCTCGTGCTGCGCGACTTCGCCGCCGAGATCGACGCGCTGTACACCGACACCCGGACGGCGTAG
- a CDS encoding PilZ domain-containing protein: MHELAACHVVTKTGTVVGFVERFEAGVMLIHVDEPPVDRRIGDEAQLVVLDPVQGECRYVGLLGGIGPDTVHVVVEDQVARHQRRSAARAYYRATCLGALERHAADDASGDGPDGAGALRLTVVDVSASGIRFASPHELAHGDVVRISLPVDDTALPLRARVLRIEESQSGWRYGCELLDLAERTREQLFRLVLRLHREEARARADR, translated from the coding sequence GTGCACGAGCTGGCTGCCTGCCACGTCGTGACCAAGACGGGCACGGTCGTGGGATTCGTCGAGCGGTTCGAGGCCGGCGTCATGCTCATCCACGTCGACGAGCCGCCCGTGGACCGCCGCATCGGCGACGAGGCCCAGCTCGTCGTGCTCGACCCCGTGCAGGGCGAGTGCCGCTACGTCGGGCTGCTCGGGGGCATCGGCCCCGACACCGTGCACGTGGTGGTCGAGGACCAGGTGGCCCGCCACCAGCGTCGCTCCGCCGCGCGCGCGTACTACCGCGCGACGTGCCTGGGCGCGCTCGAACGTCACGCGGCCGACGACGCGTCGGGCGACGGGCCGGACGGCGCCGGCGCGTTGCGGCTCACGGTCGTGGACGTCAGCGCGTCGGGCATCCGGTTCGCGAGCCCGCACGAGCTCGCGCACGGCGACGTCGTGCGCATCTCCCTGCCGGTCGACGACACCGCGCTGCCGCTGCGGGCGCGGGTCCTGCGCATCGAGGAGTCCCAGAGCGGCTGGCGCTACGGCTGCGAGCTGCTCGACCTGGCCGAGCGCACGCGCGAGCAGCTGTTCCGCCTGGTCCTGCGCCTCCACCGCGAAGAGGCCCGCGCCCGCGCCGACCGCTGA